A window of Fusobacterium sp. IOR10 genomic DNA:
AGTTTTAGCCATTAAGTTATCTTTGTAAGTTACTTCGTTAAACATATATTTAGCATTTTCTTCTTGACCTTTTGCTTTTTCTTCGTCAATTGGTTTCATAATTAAAGCTTTTTCTTTTGCTGGACATACGTTAGCACAAGATCCACAACCTGTACAATCCATTATAGATACTTGTATTCTATATTGTAATCCATCTAAACCTTTACCAAGTGGTTTTTTAGTTTCTAATCCTTCTGGTGCATTAGCCATTTCTTTTTCATCTAATAAGAAAGGTCTAATTACAGCATGTGGACATACATAAGCACATTGACCACATTGGATACAATTTTCTACTTGCCATTCAGGAACATTTACTGCTACTCCTCTTTTTTCTAAAGAAGCTAAACCGTTTTCAATTGTACCGTCTTCATATCCGTTAAATGCTGAAACTGGTAATTCGTTTCCTCTAACGTGGTTTACTGCATCAGAGATATTTTTAGCATATGCTGCTGTTTTATCTTCAACACTTCCACAGTCACAAGATCCACAACAAGTTCCACATTCTGATTCACAAGAGATATCGTTTGGAAGGTCTTTCCATGCTGGATCAACTTTAATTTCTTGAATTCCGTCAGCACCTTTATCAATTGCATCCCAGTTTAATTTAACTACGTCGTCACCTTTTTTAGCATATGATTTTTTAGCATAATCTTTCATATATTGTTGAGCTTCTGCAAATGGAATGATGTCAGCTAATTTAAAGAATGCAGATTGCATTATTGTATTAGTTCTGTTTCCTAGTCCAATTTCTTCAGCTAATTTAGTTGCATTAATTATGTAGAATTTAGCATTTTTTTCAGCTAATTCTTTTTTAAAGCTGTTAGGAACATTGTGTAATAATTCTTCTTCAGTCCATACAGTATTTAATAGGAATGTTCCACCATTTTTTAATCCTGAAATCATATCATATTTTCCAACATAAGCTGCAAGAGAACATGCTACAAATGAAGGTGCAGATACTAGATATGTAGATCTAATAGGTTCTTTACCAAATCTTAAGTTAGATCTAGTGATTCCTCCTGATTTTTTAGAATCATAAGCGAAATATGCTTGAGCATATAAATCTGTTTTGTCACCTATAATTTTTATTGAGTTTTTGTTAGCTCCAACAGTTCCGTCTGCTCCTAGTCCGTAGAATAAACAAGCTTTTACGTCTTCTTTAGAAACAACTGTGTGATCAGTAAGTGGTAATGAAGTAAATGTTACATCATCATTAATACCAATTGTGAAACTATTTTTAGGTTTGTCTTTTAATAATTCGCTGTAAACTGCAAATATTTGAGAAGGATTAGTATCTTTAGATGATAGTCCATATCTTCCACCAACGATTACTGGTGAATTTTCTTTTCCGTTGAATAAAGATACAACGTCAAGATATAGAGGTTCTCCAACTGATCCAGCTTCTTTAGTTCTATCTAAAACAGCAATTTTTTTAACTGATTCAGGTAATGCTTGGAAGAAGTATTTAGCTGAGAATGGTCTGTATAAGTGAACTTTAACTAAACCAACTTTTTCTCCTCTAGATAATAAATTGTCAATAACTTCTTCAGCAGTTTCACAAACAGATCCCATAGCAATTATTACTCTGTCAGCTTCTGGATGTCCATAATAGTTAAATGGTTTGTAATCTCTTCCTGTTGCTTTAGAAATTTCTGATAAGTAATGAGCTACTACATCAGGTACTGCATCATAAAATTTATTTTGAGCTTCTCTTCCTTGGAAGTAAATGTCATCGTTTTGAGCTGTTCCTTTTGTTACTGGGAATTCAGGATTTAATGCTCTTTTTCTGAATTCTTCAATTTTATCTCTGTTAACTAATTTTTTAAATACATCATAATCCATTAGTTCAACTTTTTGAATTTCATGTGAAGTTCTGAATCCGTCAAAGAAATGCATGAATGGTATACTAGATTCTATAGCTGATAAATGTGCAACCCCTGCTAAGTCCATTACTTCTTGAACTGAGTTAGATGCTAACATAGCAAATCCAGTTTGTCTTGCTGCATATATATCTTGGTGATCTCCAAAGATAGATAATGCATGTGTAGATAATGATCTTGCTGATACATGTATAACACCTGGTAATAATTCCCCTGCTATTTTGTACATGTTAGGTATTTTTAATAATAACCCTTGAGAAGCTGTATAAGTAGTTGTTAGTGCCCCTGCTAACAAAGAACCATGAACAGTTCCCGCTGCTCCTGCCTCTGATTGCATTTCAACTAATTTTACTGGAACATCAAAGATATTTTTCATACCCTTTGCTGCCCATTCGTCAGTATATTCTGCCATTGGTGATGATGGTGTGATAGGATAAATTCCTGCTACTTCAGTAAACGCATATGATGCGTAAGCTGCTGCTTGGTTCCCATCCATAGTTTGCATTTGTTTTGCCATTTTGTTTCCTCCCTTTTTAAACCTTTTGAGTTTTTATTAATCACATTGGATATTAGAAGAGTATTCCAATACCTTCCTAATATTTTCAATATTATTAGCTTGCCTTTTGTTAATATTTTATTTGTTGTTTACTATATTAAAAGTATCTCTTGCAATTTCTAATTCTTCATTAGTAGGTATTTTAAAGATTTTTGCTTTAGAGTCTGCTGCTGTTAAGTCAACAATACCTTTTTTTCTAACTGAGTTTATTTCTTTATCTATTTTAATTCCCATAAACTCTAATCCTTCTAAAACTGCTTCTCTAACACCTGCTGCATTTTCTCCAATTCCACCAGCAAAGCAAACTGCGTCTACTCCACCAAGTTGTGCTGCATAGTTTCCTATGTAAGCTTTAATTTTATATATGAACATTTCTTCAGCAAGTATTGCTCTTTCATCCCCTGCTTCAACTCCATTTTCCATATCTCTACAGTCAGAAGATTTTCCATATATTCCTAAAATTCCTGATTCTTTATTTAGTCTTGAATCCATTTCTTTATCAGAAAGGTTTCTTTTTCCTTTTATAAATAAAACAGCTGCAGGATCAATATCCCCACATCTAGTTCCCATCATTACACCTTGTAATGGAGTAAGACCCATTGAAGTGTCTATACATTTCCCATCTTTAACAGCTGAGATTGATGCTCCATTTCCTAAATGACATACTATTATATTTGAATGTTCAGGATTTCCCATTGCTTTGATACATTCTTCAGAAACGAATTTATGAGATGTACCGTGGAATCCATATTTTCTTACTTTTAATTCAGTATAATCTTCATATGGTAGTGCATACATGTAAGATTTAGCTGGCATTGTTTGATGAAATGCAGTATCGAATACACATACATTTGGTTTCCCAGGCATTAATTCTCTACAAGTATCTATTCCCATTAAGTTTGCTGGATTGTGAAGTGGTGCTAATTCATTGTTTGATTCAATTGCTTTTAATACTTCGTCAGTTAATAATACTGATTTTGCAAATGCTTCTCCCCCATGAACTACTCTGTGACCTAATGCATCAACTTCATCAACTGAAGCAATTACTCCTATTTCTTTATCAGTTAATGTATTTATTACTAATGTTAAAGCTTCTTTATGTGTAGGCATTGCTTGTTTAAATTCTTTTTCTAAATCAGTTGAAGGAACTTCATATTCCATTCTTGATCCTTCTATTCCTATTCTTTCACAAAGTCCCTTTGCAAAAACTAAACCTGATTCAGGATTTAATAATTGATATTTTAAAGATGAACTACCACAATTTATTACCAATACTTTCATTAAATAAACTCCTTTTACTTTTTTATATTTATTAATACTTATTAATCTTGTGCTGCTATTGTACATGTAGTACAAGCTTGAGCTGAAGTAATTGCAACTAAAACAGTTATATCATCTATTGAACATCCTCTAGATAAATCGTTTATAGGTGCATTTAAACCTTGAATTATTGGACCATAAGCATTTGCTCCTGCAAGTCTTTGAACTAATTTATATCCTATATTACCAGCTGATAAAGTTGGGAATATTAAAACATTTGCATTTCCAGAAACATCAGATAAAGGAGCTTTAACTTCTCCTACTGATTTAACTAAAGCAGCATCTGCTTGTAATTCGTCATCAAATCTGAAAGAAACTTTTCTTTCTCTTAATATTTTTCCTGCATCTTTAACTAAATCAACACATTCATGATGTGCAGAACCTTTAGTTGAGAAAGTCATTAATGCAACTCTTGGATTTATTCCAGCTATTGTTATAGCTGTTTCAGCAGCTGAAGTAGCTATATCAGCCAATTGTTCTGAAGTTGGTTTTGGTATAACTGAACAATCTCCAAATAATAAGATGCTTCCAAATAAATCTTTCTTTTGAGTTAATTCCATTACAAAAACAGAAGAAACTGTTTTTACTCCTGGTCTTGTTCCTATAACTTGAATTCCTGCTCTTAATACGTTAGCTGTTGGTGCAGTTGCTCCAGATACCATTCCTTCTGCATCTCCCATCTTAACTAACATTGCTCCTAGGAAATCTTTATCAGACATTAATTTTGCTTTTGCTTGTTCAAAAGTCATTCCTTTTTTTGATCTTATTTCTGCTAATTTAGTAGCATATGCATCCATTTTTTCAAAATTTTCAGGATCAACTATAGTAGCCCCTTCAATTGAAATTTCATAGGCTTTAGCATCTAAAGCTATTTTTTCTGCACTTCCTATTAATATTGGACGTGCTAATTTTTCCTTTAATATTTCTGCTGTTGCTCTCATTACTCTTTCATCATGTGCTTCTGGTAACACAATCCTACTGTTTGATACTAAGGCTTTTTTTCTTACTTTTCCTAAAAAACTCACTTTAGTCCTCCTCAAAGATTTAATAATAATTTATTTATAACATTAACTGTTGTTAAACGTAATTTAACTATTTTTCTTAAACTTCAACTATATATTAACAAATTTTACAAATATTTACAATTTTTTTTTTGCTTTTTTTCGCTCTTTTTTCTAACTAAAAAGCAAATAAAACGATTAATTTTTAATCAAATATTGCGTTAATATATTCTTTAGCGTTGAACTTCCTAAGATCTTCAATACTTTCTCCCACTCCAATATATTTAATTGGTTTTTTAATTTTTTCTGAAATGCTAAAAATAATTCCCCCTTTAGCTGTTCCATCTAACTTTGTCACAACAAATCCTGTTAATTTAGTTGACTCGTTAAACATTTCAGCTTGGGATAATCCATTTTGCCCTGTAGTCCCATCTAACACTAGGATTGATTCGTATCTTTCGCTTCCTATTTTTTTAACTATAATATTATTTATTTTTTCCAATTCTTTCATTAAATTTGCTTTATTGTGTAATCTTCCAGCTGTATCTATGATAACCACATCTGCTTTTTGAGCTGCAGCTATGGAAATAGTTTCATAAACAACTGCTCCAGGATCACTTCCTTGTTCTTTACTTATAACTTCAACCTCTGCTCTTTTACCCCATTCTTCTAGTTGCTCTATAGCTGCAGCTCTAAATGTATCTGCTGCACCAATTATAACTTTCTTTCCTTCTTTTTTCAATTGATTTGCTATCTTCCCTATAGTTGTAGTTTTTCCTACTCCGTTTACTCCCACAACTAATATTACATTTAATTCTCCATCTCTAATATCAAGTTCATTATTTTCTTTAATTAAGAAACCTTCCATAACCAATCTTAAAACTTCATAGATTTCCTTTGGATCCTTTAAACCTCTTTTCTTAACTTCCTTTTCTAGAGATGACACTATCTTCATAGTCATATCCATTCCAATATCAGATTGCACTAACAATTCTTCTAATTCTTCATACATTCCATCATCTATTACATCTTTTCCTGAAAAAATATCTTTTATTTTTCCAAAGAAACCTTCCCTTGTTCTGAAAAGTTTTTCCCTTAAAGATTTAAATAAATTTATTTTTTTACTACTTTCTTCATCTATTAGTATATTATCCTCTTCAATCGGTATATTGTTCTTTTCAACCTTCTCTTCTACTTCAGTTTCTTTTTTTCTAAATAATTTTTTAAAAATCCCCATATTCCCTCCATAAAATAGTACTCACACCTATCTTTATATTAGCATATATATTCTTTTTTTTCAATAATTTACATTTTTTAAAAAAAATTGCAAATTTAAAAATATTGGTATAGAATACATAATATAATAAATTTATTTAAGGGGGATTTTTAAATGGATAAAGCACTAGAAATAGTTAGAAAAGCTAGAAGAAAAAATAAAATAGAAAGGGAAATCCAAGATCACGAAAAAAAAGTAAGGGATAATAAAAAAAGAGTTTTACTTCTTAATAATTTAGAAGAATATATTAAACCAACTATGACTTATGAAGATTTTGTAAGTATAGTTGAAAATATGAAATTAGATTATGAAGAAAGAGTTAGTGATCACACTATTAGTATTGCTGATCTTGAAAAGGAAAGAAAAAATATAATTGGAGATTTGAGAAAAGCTGGAATAAAAAATACACCTGTTGAATAGGAGAACCAATGTCATCTAAATATTTAGAAATTTTAATAGAGGAATTTAACAAACTTCCTGGAATAGGGAAAAAATCCGCTACTAGACTGGCCTTTCATGTATTGGATTTAAAGGAAGAAGAGGTTAATAATTTTGCAAAGGCAATAACAAATGTAAAAGTTTATGTTAAAAAATGTAAGATTTGTGGAAATTTTAGTGAAAATGAAATTTGTAATATTTGCTCAGATGAAACAAGAGATAATTCAATTATTTGTGTTGTTGAAGATGGGAAAGATATTCTTCCAATAGAAAAAACTAGAAAATATAATGGAAGTTACCATGTTTTAAATGGAAAAATTGCTCCATTAAATGGAATTACACCAGATAAATTAAATATTAAATCTCTTTTAAATAGAATTGCAAATGAATCTATAGAAGAGGTTATTTTCGCCTTAAGTTCTGATTTAGAAGGGGAAACAACTGTTATGTATTTAACAAAATTAATAAAACCCTTTGGTTTAACAGTTTCAAAATTAGCCAGTGGTATCCCAATGGGTGGAAATTTAGAATTTACAGATAGTGCTACAATTAGTAAAGCTATTGAAGGAAGACAAAAATTATAAAAAATGGGGAAATATCCCCTTTTTTTTATAAAATTTTATATAAATATAACCCTATAAATACAACTATTCCACCTGTGCACAGCTAACATAAACACAATATATAGTTGTTTCTCTTGAAAAAAAACGCCATATATGGTATTATACCTTAGATTCAATTTTATATTAAGGGGTGCGATTTTATGAAAATAATTAAAAGAAGTGGGATGGAAGTTGATTTTAATATAAACAAAATCATCAGTGCTATTGGAAAGGCAAATAAAGAAGTTCCAGAAACTGAAAAAATTTCTAAAGAAGATATTTTGAAATTAGCTGGCACTGTTGAAAGCATTTGCTTAAATTCAGATCATTCGTTAAATGTTGAAGATATACAAGATCTTGTGGAATTAAATTTGATGAAAGGTAAACACTTTTCTGTGGCTAAAAAATATATTACCTACAGATATCAAAGGGCTTTAGTTAGAAAATCTAACTCTACAGATGCTCAAATTTTAAGTTTACTTAATAGTTCAAATGAAGAAATTAAACAAGAAAATTCAAATAAAAATTCCACAGTTGTAAGTGTTCAAAGGGATTACATGGCTGGGGAAGTTAGTAAGGATATTACAAAACGTTTTTTACTAGATCAAGATATTGTAGATGCTCACGATAAGGGAATTATACATTTTCATGATGCTGATTATTTTGCTCAACATATGCACAATTGTGATTTGGTAAATTTAGAGGATATGCTACAAAACGGAACTGTAATTAGTGGTACTAGAATTGATAAGCCTCATTCTTTTTCAACAGCTTGTAACATTGCAACTCAAATAATTGCTCAAGTTGCAAGTTCTCAATATGGAGGTCAAAGCATTTCCCTTGCTCACTTGGCTCCCTTTGTTGAAGTTAGTAGAAATAAAATAAAAAAACAATTAAAGGAAAATTTTAATGAAATTGGCATTGAAATAACTGAAGAAAAATTTAATCAATTAGTTGAAAAAAGAGTTAGAGATGAAGTTAATCGTGGTGTACAAACTATTCAATATCAAGTTGTAACTCTTATGACAACAAATGGACAATCTCCATTTGTAACAGTATTTATGTACTTAGGAGAAGCTAAAAACAAACAAGAGGAAAAGGATTTAGCTATGATAATTGAGGAAGTTTTAGACCAACGTTATCAAGGAGTTAAAAATGAACAAGGAGTATGGGTTACCCCTGCTTTCCCAAAATTAATCTATGTTTTACAAGAAAATAATATTAATGAGGATTCTCCATATTATTATTTAACTGAAAAAGCTGGAAAATGTACTGCTAAACGTATGGTTCCAGATTATATTTCAGAAAAGAAAATGAAAGAATTAAAAGATGGTAATTGTTATACTTGCATGGGTTGTCGTTCTTTTTTAACAGTTTATCATGATGAAAATGATAAGCCTAAGTTTTATGGAAGATTTAATCAAGGGGTTGTAACTATTAATTTAGTTGACATTGCTTGTTCTTCAGAAAAGAACAGAGATAAATTCTGGAAAATCTTTGATGAACGTTTAGATCTTTGTTATAGAGGATTAATGGCTAGACATAATCGTTTAAAGGGAACTATATCTGATGTTGCTCCTATTTTATGGCAAAATGGAGCCCTAGCTAGACTTGAAAAGGGTGAAACTATTGACAAATTATTATTTAATGGATATTCTACAATTTCTTTAGGTTATGCTGGACTTTATGAATGTATTAAATACATGACTGGAAAATCTCATACTGATCCTGAAGCTACACCTTTTGCTTTGGAAATAATGAAACACTTAAATGACGCTTGTGCCACATGGAAGAAAAAACATAATATAGATTTTTCTGTTTATGGAACTCCACTTGAAAGTACAACTTATAAATTTGCTAAATTACTTAAGAAAAGATTTGGAATAATTGAAGGTGTCACTGATAAAAACTATATTACTAACAGCTATCATATTAATGTTTCTGAAAACATTGATGCTTTTTCTAAATTAAGTTTTGAAGCAAAATTCCAAGAATTATCCCCTGGTGGAGCAATAAGTTACATTGAAACTCCAAATATGGAAGATAATTTAGAGGCAATTATGGCTGTTCTTAAACATATATATGATAATATTATGTATGCTGAAATAAATACAAAGAGTGATTATTGTCAAAAATGTGGTTACACAGGAGAAATTCAAATTCAAGAGGATGAAAATGGAAAACTAATTTGGAAATGTCCTCACTGTGGAAATACTGATCAAACTACAATGAATGTTGCTAGAAGAACTTGTGGATATATTGGAACTCAATATTGGAATCAAGGAAGAACTCAAGAAATTAAAGAGAGAGTTCTACACTTATAAAAAGGAAGTTTATTATGTACTATGGAAATATAAAAAAAGTTGATATTGCCAATGGAAAAGGGGTAAGGGTTTCTCTCTTTGTTTCTGGCTGTAGAAATCGTTGTAAAAATTGTTTTAATCCTGAGACTCAAAATTTTAAATATGGAAAAGAATTTACACAAGAAACTGAAAACTATATTTTAGAATTACTTAAGGAAAAATATATTAGTGGATTAACTGTCTTAGGAGGAGAACCCTTTGAAGAGGAAAATCAAAGAAGATTATTACCCTTTATTAAAAAAGTTAAATCTCAGTTTCCAGAAAAAAACCTATGGTTTTACACAGGATATGTATATGATAAAGATTTAATACCAAATGGAAAAAAATATTGTGAAGTAACTGATGAACTTTTACATTACATAGATGTTTTAATAGACGGACCCTTTATAGAGGAAGAAAAAGATATTACTCTTAAATTTAGAGGATCACGAAATCAAAGAATCATTCATTTAAAAAACAAATAAAAGGAAAGCTGTCATATGTAAGTGTATGACAGCTTATTTTTATTTATTGACTTTCTTAATTAAATTAGCTAAACTTAAAAGTAGAGATCACCTTTAGGAGGTATAATTTTGGATTCAAACACAGAGAACATTTTGGGAAAAAACAAAATATCCATGCTTTTATTAAAATTTTCCATCCCTGCTATAATAGCTTTAATAACAACAGCAATTTACAACATAGCTGACCAAATATTTATTGGGCATAGCGTTGGGTTTTTAGGAAATGCTGCAACTAATATAACCTTTCCTATTATTAGTATTTGCACCTCTATTGTTTTACTTACAGGAATAGGTACTTCAGCTTGCTTTAGTATTGCCCTTGGGGAAAAGAACACACAAAAGACAAAGGAAATTATTGGAAATGGATTGTTCTTAAATATCTTTTTTTCTATTTCATTTACCATATTTCTACTCTTGAACATAGAGAAAATCTTATTAATTTTTGGTGCAACAAAGGATATTCTCCCCTATGCTATGACTTATACTAAAATAACAGCTTTGGGAATTCCATTTCTAATATTTTTTTCAGCTATTACTTTCTGGGTTAGAGCTGATGGAAGTCCTAAATTTGCCATGGGAATAACCTTAACTGGAGCCATTACAAATATTATATTGGACCCTATTTTCATTTTTGGATTTGATTTAGGAATGGCTGGAGCAGCCTTGGCCACTATTATAGGGCAGTTCTTATCTGCATGTTTAGCACTTTTTTATTTAACAAAAAGATTTAAAAGTTTCAAAATAACATTAGCTTCATTTATATTCCCTAAATTAAATATAATTAGACATATTTTTTTATTGGGAATGTCCCAGTCAGCTAATCAACTTGGACTTATGCTTGTGCAAATAACCATGAATAACGTTCTTACCTATTATGGGTCCCGTTCCATATATGGAGCTGAAATTCCCCTTGCTTGTGTAGGAATTATTTTAAAAATAAATATACTATTCTTGTATATTATAATTGGTATATCCCAAGGGGCACAACCTATTCTAGGCTATAACATTGGTTCTAAGCAATATGATAGGGTTATTAAAACTATTAAGCTAGCACTTAAATGTGATTCAGTGGTTTCAATAACTGCCTTTATACTATTTCAAACCTTTCCAAGGGAAATTATTTCCATCTTTGGAACAGGTACTGAAGAATATTTTCTTTTTGCTGAAAAGTTCTTTAAGATATTTATGTTTTTTACCTTTGCTAACTTTATTCAAATTTTTGCAGGTAATTTCTTCAGTGCAATTGGAAGAGGAAAAATTGGTTTATTTATAGCTATTACTAGACAATTCCTATTTTTATTACCTTTGATTATTTTTCTTCCTATGATATTTGGAATAGAAGGAATATTCTTTTCTGCTCCAACAGCTGACATATTAGCTTTAAGCATCACAATGTATTTCCTTAGAAGAGAATATGTTAAAATTAAAAATTTAGAAATTGAACAAAAAAAAGGACTTATATGAAAATTCATATAAGCCCTTTTTTTATAATTATACTTCTGTTATTTAACTTGAGAATTTACAACAACTCCTTGTAAATTTTTAGATTTTTTTTCTTTAGGTTCAAATTCCTTAGCATCTCTAACCTTAGAAGTTTGAGGTTTATCATCTGGTAATACAATATTTAAAATAACTGCTATTCCAGCTGAAACTGCTATTCCAGATCCTCCAAA
This region includes:
- a CDS encoding MATE family efflux transporter is translated as MDSNTENILGKNKISMLLLKFSIPAIIALITTAIYNIADQIFIGHSVGFLGNAATNITFPIISICTSIVLLTGIGTSACFSIALGEKNTQKTKEIIGNGLFLNIFFSISFTIFLLLNIEKILLIFGATKDILPYAMTYTKITALGIPFLIFFSAITFWVRADGSPKFAMGITLTGAITNIILDPIFIFGFDLGMAGAALATIIGQFLSACLALFYLTKRFKSFKITLASFIFPKLNIIRHIFLLGMSQSANQLGLMLVQITMNNVLTYYGSRSIYGAEIPLACVGIILKINILFLYIIIGISQGAQPILGYNIGSKQYDRVIKTIKLALKCDSVVSITAFILFQTFPREIISIFGTGTEEYFLFAEKFFKIFMFFTFANFIQIFAGNFFSAIGRGKIGLFIAITRQFLFLLPLIIFLPMIFGIEGIFFSAPTADILALSITMYFLRREYVKIKNLEIEQKKGLI